A section of the Ovis canadensis isolate MfBH-ARS-UI-01 breed Bighorn chromosome 1, ARS-UI_OviCan_v2, whole genome shotgun sequence genome encodes:
- the TMEM69 gene encoding transmembrane protein 69 encodes MLHFIRKFSQASSKMLKYTSTVRPGASRRIETLSHKTCLQQNFSPLFPRLWLFSSFPACVSKTQYYHTSLCSFKKKQEQAVLPARPPRTISFLPDSPKPALYITLAGLIPFVAPPVVMVMTKTYIPILAFTQMAYGASFLSFLGGIRWGFALPEGSPAKPDFLNLANSIAPVVFSWFAFFISERLSEAIVTVIIGLGIALHTELFLLPHYPNWFKALRIVVTLVAFFSFIITLLVKDFYPEKGPKRLGQVK; translated from the exons ATGCTTCACTTCATCCGGAAGTTTTCTCAAGCATCTTCAAAG ATGCTGAAGTACACTTCCACAGTCAGACCAGGAGCCAGCAGGAGAATAGAAACACTTTCTCACAAGACATGTCTTCAGCAGAACTTTTCCCCTTTGTTTCCGAGACTTTGGCTTTTCTCATCCTTTCCAGCATGTGTGAGCAAGACACAGTATTATCATACTTCCCTATGCAGTTTTAAGAAGAAGCAAGAGCAAGCAGTGCTTCCAGCCAGGCCACCACGAACAATCAGTTTCCTGCCTGACAGCCCAAAGCCAGCATTATACATAACTCTGGCAGGACTAATCCCCTTCGTTGCTCCACCAGTGGTCATGGTGATGACAAAGACTTATATTCCCATATTAGCTTTTACTCAGATGGCTTATGGAGccagtttcctttctttcttgggaGGGATCAGATGGGGTTTTGCTCTGCCAGAAGGTAGTCCAGCCAAACCAGACTTCCTCAATTTAGCTAATAGTATAGCTCCTGTTGTGTTTTCATGgtttgctttctttatttctgaaagaCTAAGTGAAGCTATAGTCACAGTAATAATAGGTTTGGGGATAGCGTTACACACTGAACTCTTTCTCTTGCCCCATTATCCCAATTGGTTCAAAGCCCTGAGGATAGTAGTCACTTTAGTggcctttttttcatttataatcacTTTACTAGTGAAAGATTTTTATCCAGAGAAAGGACCCAAGAGACTTGGGcaagtaaaataa